A genomic region of Friedmanniella luteola contains the following coding sequences:
- a CDS encoding DUF4231 domain-containing protein, whose protein sequence is MTRDDEADSAYAMRVADESYGWYRKAAIRSRRAHRISAVAIQIVAASIPVSVAIAPAKPIITAILGAAIVLLSSLRAIFNWQEDYLRFSSSREAVEQERRRYRLGVEPYADPNTRSGLLAERVSAIERDEMSGWLKTVTKPRSDVGQASADTPAGMGDSKP, encoded by the coding sequence ATGACACGCGATGACGAGGCAGACTCCGCTTACGCCATGCGGGTTGCTGACGAGTCGTACGGCTGGTATAGGAAGGCCGCCATCCGCTCCCGGCGGGCGCATCGGATATCAGCGGTAGCGATCCAGATCGTTGCAGCGAGTATCCCCGTCTCGGTGGCAATTGCGCCAGCCAAGCCCATCATCACAGCGATCCTAGGAGCTGCAATTGTTCTCCTCTCGAGCCTTCGCGCGATCTTCAATTGGCAGGAGGACTATCTCCGATTCTCGAGTTCTCGCGAAGCAGTGGAACAAGAGCGACGCCGCTACCGTCTGGGTGTTGAACCATATGCGGATCCTAATACGCGCAGCGGTCTCCTAGCAGAGAGGGTTAGTGCGATCGAGCGAGACGAAATGAGCGGCTGGCTCAAGACAGTGACCAAGCCGAGGTCCGATGTCGGACAGGCGTCGGCCGACACGCCAGCGGGAATGGGCGATAGCAAACCATGA